In a genomic window of Corynebacterium lizhenjunii:
- a CDS encoding amino acid permease translates to MTHTTSGPHESERAMFDAEDNGLQQGMGKRQLQMIAIGSAIGTGLLLGSGSRLQQAGPSLAILYLICGFFGYIILRALGELIVYRPSSGSFVSYAREFYGEKAAFVTGWLYWGNWAMTLVADATAVAIYIKWFGQYTTWLDHTPQWLLALVVVGAIFFFNMLSVAIFGQLEYWFSMIKVVALVIFMLIAIGVLILGHPSGDPTGFSLISSSGGWLPNGALPALIVIQGVVFAYAGIELVGTTSGETKDVRKHIPSAINSVLFRIVVFYFGSILLLTLVLPYTLYKSETSPFVVFFESLGIPYAAAIFQLVVITAAISSLNAGLYSTGRIMYNMSQAGSGPKFGARMSASGVPYGGIVMAVIVALAGVFLNYYVPEMAFEIVLNLAALGTLASWVAIVMAHQKFVRLAKRGHFTRPDYRSPFGVVGDWATVVFVGVVLALTAIDYPIGSYSLLATIALIPVFACMWFAWRDRINAIAEERKRTHLPSFRFGADPHEELRLKDG, encoded by the coding sequence ATGACTCACACGACGTCGGGACCTCACGAGTCCGAACGCGCCATGTTCGACGCCGAAGACAATGGTCTCCAGCAGGGGATGGGCAAACGTCAGTTGCAGATGATTGCCATCGGCTCAGCCATTGGTACCGGCCTTCTTTTAGGCTCCGGTTCACGCTTGCAGCAAGCCGGTCCCTCCTTAGCTATTCTCTATCTCATCTGCGGTTTCTTTGGCTATATCATCCTCCGGGCCCTCGGAGAATTAATCGTCTACCGCCCTAGCTCTGGCTCCTTTGTCTCCTACGCCCGTGAGTTCTATGGGGAAAAGGCTGCCTTCGTTACTGGCTGGCTCTACTGGGGCAACTGGGCAATGACGTTGGTCGCGGACGCGACCGCCGTTGCCATCTACATCAAATGGTTTGGCCAGTACACCACCTGGTTAGACCACACGCCCCAATGGCTCTTAGCCCTGGTGGTGGTCGGAGCGATCTTTTTCTTCAACATGCTCTCCGTAGCGATCTTTGGCCAGCTCGAGTACTGGTTCTCTATGATCAAGGTGGTGGCACTAGTCATCTTCATGCTCATCGCTATCGGCGTGTTGATTCTGGGCCACCCGTCCGGGGATCCCACCGGCTTTAGCCTCATTTCCAGTTCTGGCGGTTGGCTGCCTAATGGTGCACTACCTGCACTGATTGTCATTCAGGGTGTGGTGTTTGCCTACGCTGGCATAGAGTTGGTGGGCACCACCTCGGGCGAGACTAAGGACGTGCGCAAGCACATTCCCAGCGCAATCAACAGTGTGCTGTTTCGTATTGTGGTCTTCTACTTCGGCTCCATCTTGCTGCTGACCCTGGTGCTGCCGTACACCCTGTATAAGTCAGAAACCTCGCCCTTCGTGGTTTTCTTCGAATCCCTGGGCATCCCCTACGCGGCGGCAATCTTCCAGCTGGTGGTCATCACCGCCGCAATTTCCTCCCTGAACGCTGGCCTTTATTCAACCGGGCGCATCATGTACAACATGTCTCAGGCGGGATCTGGGCCAAAGTTTGGGGCGCGGATGTCGGCCTCCGGCGTGCCCTACGGGGGCATCGTCATGGCAGTCATCGTGGCCCTGGCCGGGGTCTTTTTGAACTATTATGTGCCGGAGATGGCGTTTGAAATTGTGCTCAACCTTGCAGCCTTGGGCACCTTGGCCTCCTGGGTAGCTATTGTGATGGCGCATCAAAAATTCGTGCGGCTTGCCAAACGCGGCCACTTCACCCGGCCGGACTACCGCTCGCCATTTGGTGTGGTGGGGGACTGGGCCACCGTTGTCTTCGTGGGCGTGGTCCTGGCTCTCACAGCAATCGATTATCCAATCGGTTCCTACTCCCTGTTGGCAACCATCGCGCTAATCCCCGTCTTTGCGTGCATGTGGTTCGCGTGGCGGGATCGCATCAACGCCATCGCTGAAGAGCGCAAAAGGACCCACCTGCCCAGTTTCCGCTTTGGCGCGGATCCGCACGAGGAACTGCGGTTGAAGGACGGCTAG
- a CDS encoding ornithine cyclodeaminase, with amino-acid sequence MKVKFVDVANMARWIQREGVENIMVGMVDYLERDYKRWEKFDKIPRVASHTPFGVIELMPTSDGEEYSFKYVNGHPSNPARGFQTVTAFGVLADVDNGYPTFQAEMTLLTALRTAATSAMVAKHLARQDSTRMAMIGAGSQAEFQALAFRGVLGIDHITIYDIDPQAIEKFKRNLEPLGFSITACSSTDEAVIGADIITTCTADKAQNQILATRHVAPGVHLNAVGGDCPGKTELEEGILDISKVFVEFPEQTRIEGEIQQKPADFPVVEFWKVLTGAESGRDNPEQITLFDDVGFAINDFSALRYLRDSVKGTELEVDIDLIADPEDPKDLFSLVANVPSLI; translated from the coding sequence ATGAAGGTTAAGTTCGTGGATGTGGCCAATATGGCCCGCTGGATTCAGCGCGAGGGTGTAGAAAACATCATGGTAGGAATGGTCGACTACCTGGAGCGCGACTACAAGCGCTGGGAGAAATTCGACAAAATCCCCCGTGTGGCCTCCCATACCCCCTTCGGCGTGATTGAACTCATGCCCACTTCGGACGGGGAGGAGTACTCCTTCAAGTACGTTAATGGCCACCCCTCCAATCCGGCCCGTGGGTTCCAGACGGTTACCGCGTTTGGAGTTTTGGCGGACGTCGATAACGGCTACCCCACATTCCAAGCGGAGATGACCCTGCTCACGGCGCTGCGCACTGCGGCCACTTCTGCGATGGTAGCCAAGCACTTGGCACGCCAGGACTCCACCCGCATGGCCATGATTGGTGCTGGTTCCCAGGCTGAGTTCCAGGCGCTGGCCTTCCGTGGGGTATTGGGCATTGACCACATCACCATCTACGACATCGACCCGCAGGCGATTGAGAAGTTCAAGCGCAACCTTGAGCCGCTGGGTTTCAGCATCACCGCGTGCTCCAGTACCGACGAGGCCGTGATCGGCGCGGACATCATCACTACCTGCACGGCGGACAAGGCGCAGAACCAAATTCTGGCCACCCGCCACGTGGCGCCGGGGGTGCACCTCAACGCAGTCGGCGGGGACTGCCCCGGCAAGACGGAGCTGGAGGAGGGCATCTTGGACATCTCCAAGGTCTTCGTGGAGTTCCCGGAACAGACCCGCATTGAGGGCGAAATCCAGCAAAAGCCAGCTGACTTCCCGGTTGTGGAGTTCTGGAAAGTCCTCACCGGCGCAGAATCCGGCCGCGATAACCCGGAGCAGATCACCTTGTTTGACGATGTCGGATTTGCCATCAACGATTTCTCCGCCCTGCGCTACCTGCGTGACTCTGTCAAGGGCACGGAATTAGAAGTCGATATTGACCTCATCGCTGACCCGGAGGACCCTAAGGACTTGTTCTCCCTGGTTGCGAACGTGCCTTCCCTCATCTAG
- a CDS encoding Trm112 family protein, translated as MSLDPQLLEILVCPQDKGPLTYLPEKSVLVNERLHVAYPIEDDIPVMLVDESFAWPPEPTA; from the coding sequence ATGAGTCTTGACCCTCAATTGCTAGAGATCCTGGTCTGCCCCCAAGATAAAGGGCCATTGACCTATCTCCCTGAAAAGTCGGTACTGGTCAACGAGCGTTTGCACGTTGCGTATCCAATTGAGGACGACATTCCGGTCATGCTGGTGGATGAATCCTTCGCCTGGCCACCGGAACCCACTGCCTAG
- the tyrS gene encoding tyrosine--tRNA ligase has product MSNRPANIIDELAWRGLINQSTDLDALREACEQPITLYCGFDPTGDSLHAGHLVPLIMLRRFQEFGHRPLTLAGGATGFIGDPRDVGERSMLSQEQINANMESIRAQLRRFVSFESDNAAIMVNNADWTMNMSVIDFLRDVGKNFSLNTMLDRDTVKRRLESDGISYTEFSYMLLQSNDYVQLRREYDCVLQIGGGDQWGNIVSGVDLNRRVDGAKVHGLTVPLVTDASGQKFGKSTGGGKLWLDAEKTSAYSWYQYFLNAGDSVVIDYLRWFTFLDREEIAAYEKQVAEEPHLRQAQRRLAQEMTNLVHGEEATRAVELAAQALFGRAELGDLDQSTLAGALAETTVAEIAAGEPRTIVDLLVASGLAESKGAARRTIKEGGAYVNNQRVSDEAWEPAEADLLHGHWLVLRRGKKNFAGARL; this is encoded by the coding sequence ATGTCTAACCGACCTGCCAACATTATCGATGAGCTCGCCTGGCGTGGGCTAATTAACCAATCCACGGACCTCGACGCCCTGCGGGAGGCCTGCGAGCAGCCCATTACCCTCTACTGTGGTTTTGACCCGACCGGGGACTCGCTGCACGCGGGACACCTGGTACCGCTGATTATGTTGCGGCGTTTTCAGGAGTTTGGACACCGGCCGTTGACTTTGGCTGGCGGGGCCACCGGGTTTATTGGGGATCCTCGGGATGTGGGGGAGCGCTCGATGCTTTCCCAAGAGCAAATCAATGCCAACATGGAATCCATTCGCGCCCAACTGCGGCGGTTTGTCAGCTTTGAAAGTGACAACGCGGCCATCATGGTCAATAATGCGGACTGGACTATGAACATGTCTGTCATCGACTTTTTGCGTGACGTGGGCAAGAATTTCTCGCTCAACACCATGCTGGACCGCGACACGGTGAAACGGCGCCTGGAGTCCGACGGTATTTCCTACACGGAATTTTCCTACATGCTGCTGCAGTCGAACGACTATGTGCAGCTACGGCGGGAGTATGATTGCGTGCTGCAAATCGGTGGCGGTGACCAATGGGGCAACATTGTCTCCGGTGTGGACCTGAACCGGCGCGTCGACGGAGCCAAGGTGCACGGCTTGACTGTGCCGTTGGTCACGGATGCCTCTGGGCAGAAGTTTGGTAAGTCTACCGGCGGTGGCAAGCTGTGGTTGGATGCGGAGAAGACCTCTGCGTACTCCTGGTACCAGTACTTCTTGAATGCGGGCGACTCCGTGGTCATTGATTACCTGCGGTGGTTTACTTTCTTGGACCGCGAAGAAATTGCGGCCTATGAGAAGCAAGTTGCCGAGGAGCCGCATTTGCGACAAGCCCAGCGTCGGTTGGCTCAAGAGATGACCAACTTGGTCCATGGTGAGGAGGCGACTCGCGCCGTTGAGCTTGCGGCGCAGGCTTTGTTCGGCCGCGCTGAACTTGGTGATCTTGACCAGTCCACCCTGGCAGGCGCATTGGCTGAGACAACCGTTGCGGAGATTGCTGCAGGTGAGCCACGGACCATCGTGGACTTGCTGGTGGCATCCGGGCTAGCCGAATCCAAGGGTGCTGCCCGCCGGACCATCAAGGAGGGCGGCGCGTATGTGAACAATCAGCGTGTTAGCGATGAGGCGTGGGAGCCCGCCGAGGCGGATCTGCTTCACGGCCACTGGCTGGTGTTGCGCCGCGGCAAGAAGAACTTCGCTGGTGCCCGTCTCTAG